The Streptomyces sp. NL15-2K genome contains a region encoding:
- a CDS encoding polysaccharide deacetylase family protein, whose translation MGLVVQNDKKGARCRVPVRGGLAVLGVAALAAGCGQGFGSEVRPAPGQQKLEAPPARALDRYAGRIHAAHRARAAAAKRWGLAEVPLTPPAPPAVKPRISTRKGFEVDDHRERNLPPVFTTVPTRQKVVFLTIDDGAEKDPAFLRMMGELKIPYTAFLSDYLVKEDYGYFKKMQDTGVVLNNHTLHHPYLPDLSYARQKREICGMQRVIERRYGKRPTLFRPPYGNYDGDTLRAAKACGIRYVPLWNEEVFVDRWEYREWDRDLHPGDIVLSHFRGRDDWKGTMPDMIRRFLNKITDRGYAVARLEDYL comes from the coding sequence ATGGGACTAGTAGTACAAAATGACAAAAAGGGTGCGAGGTGCCGGGTGCCCGTCCGCGGCGGCCTCGCCGTGCTGGGGGTCGCCGCGCTCGCCGCGGGCTGCGGGCAGGGCTTCGGCTCCGAGGTCCGGCCGGCCCCCGGCCAGCAGAAACTGGAGGCACCCCCCGCCCGAGCCCTCGACCGGTACGCGGGCAGGATCCACGCCGCGCACCGGGCCCGCGCGGCGGCGGCGAAGCGCTGGGGTCTGGCCGAGGTCCCGCTGACGCCCCCCGCACCCCCCGCGGTGAAACCGAGGATCTCCACCCGCAAGGGCTTCGAGGTCGACGACCACCGGGAACGGAACCTCCCCCCGGTCTTCACCACCGTCCCCACCCGGCAGAAGGTCGTCTTCCTCACCATCGACGACGGCGCCGAGAAGGACCCGGCGTTCCTGCGGATGATGGGCGAACTGAAGATCCCGTACACCGCCTTCCTCAGCGACTACCTGGTCAAGGAGGACTACGGCTACTTCAAGAAGATGCAGGACACGGGAGTGGTCCTGAACAACCACACCCTCCACCACCCCTACCTGCCGGACCTGTCGTACGCCCGCCAGAAGCGCGAGATCTGCGGCATGCAGCGCGTGATCGAGAGGCGCTACGGCAAGCGCCCCACCCTCTTCCGCCCGCCCTACGGCAACTACGACGGGGACACCCTGCGTGCCGCCAAGGCCTGCGGCATCAGGTACGTGCCCCTGTGGAACGAGGAGGTCTTCGTCGACCGCTGGGAGTACCGCGAGTGGGACCGGGACCTCCACCCGGGTGACATCGTCCTCAGCCACTTCCGGGGCCGGGACGACTGGAAAGGCACAATGCCGGACATGATCCGCCGGTTCCTGAACAAGATCACGGACAGGGGGTACGCCGTGGCCCGCCTGGAGGACTACCTGTGA
- a CDS encoding polysaccharide deacetylase family protein: protein MLVAAVVLTGCALGSVERPAEKTADRVGSHGATGDRGMGAQPYRRWGLTAPLPPAPQPAARPPADRTAGPAIPPVVRHIRTPDKVVFLTYDDGAEKDPRFVDMVRELRLPVSMFLTDSVVGPGYGHFARLRSVGASIQNHTLDHPALRGLPYAGQRAEICGQQNKLNARFGIRPRLFRPPYGLYDTTTLRAAADCGISAVVLWRASMEGELTFTRGESRLRAGDIVSVASGEAAALTLVERTARLLREVRGRGLTVGKLEDYL from the coding sequence ATGCTGGTGGCCGCCGTCGTGCTCACAGGCTGCGCCCTCGGCTCCGTCGAACGACCGGCCGAGAAGACGGCCGATCGGGTGGGATCACACGGTGCGACCGGCGACCGGGGCATGGGTGCGCAGCCGTACCGCCGCTGGGGCCTGACGGCCCCCCTCCCCCCGGCCCCGCAGCCGGCCGCCCGGCCCCCCGCGGACCGCACGGCGGGCCCGGCCATCCCACCCGTCGTCCGTCACATCCGCACGCCCGACAAGGTCGTCTTCCTCACTTACGACGACGGCGCCGAGAAGGATCCGCGGTTCGTCGACATGGTCCGTGAGCTACGGCTCCCGGTCAGCATGTTCCTCACGGACAGTGTCGTCGGCCCGGGGTACGGCCACTTCGCGCGCCTGCGGTCGGTCGGCGCGAGCATCCAGAACCACACCCTCGACCACCCCGCCCTGCGCGGCCTGCCCTACGCCGGCCAGCGCGCCGAGATCTGCGGCCAGCAGAACAAACTCAACGCCCGCTTCGGCATCCGCCCCCGCCTCTTCCGCCCGCCCTACGGCCTGTACGACACGACGACACTCCGCGCGGCAGCCGACTGCGGCATCTCGGCGGTCGTCCTGTGGCGGGCCTCGATGGAGGGCGAGTTGACGTTCACGCGGGGCGAGAGCCGGTTGCGGGCGGGCGACATCGTGTCGGTGGCCTCGGGGGAGGCGGCGGCCCTGACGCTGGTCGAACGAACGGCGAGGCTGCTGCGGGAGGTGCGGGGGAGAGGGCTGACGGTGGGAAAGCTGGAGGACTACCTGTAG
- a CDS encoding methyltransferase domain-containing protein codes for MNDLALLRTPEGRALLDAVRGTAPADELAVATRLRREHPAELVSAALGQARLRQRAAAKFGAEDAERMFFTPNGVEQSTRASVATYRSERFRAMGVRSVADLCCGIGGDAIALARAGIRVLAVDRDPLTVAVARANAEVLGLAGLVEVREADVTEVETGGYDAVFVDPARRGGRGRIFDPEAYSPPLSWAVEAARTAAHAALKVAPGIPHEAVPAEAEAEWISDGGDVKEAVLWFGTAPGAVRATLLPGPRTLLGRGLPDPRVRPVGRYLYEPDGAVIRAHLVAEVAEQLDGGLVDATIAYVTSDELRPTPYASAYEITDQLPFSVKRLKALLRERKAGILTVKKRGSAVEPEELRKKVLPKTHGPNSATVFLTRVAGAPTMLLGHPA; via the coding sequence GTGAACGACCTCGCCCTCCTCCGCACCCCCGAGGGCCGCGCCCTCCTCGACGCCGTGCGCGGCACCGCACCCGCCGACGAACTCGCCGTCGCCACCCGGCTGCGCCGCGAGCATCCCGCCGAGCTGGTGTCGGCGGCGCTCGGGCAGGCGCGGCTGCGGCAGCGGGCGGCGGCGAAGTTCGGGGCCGAGGACGCCGAGCGGATGTTCTTCACGCCGAACGGGGTCGAGCAGTCGACCCGGGCGAGCGTGGCGACGTACCGGTCCGAGCGCTTCCGGGCGATGGGTGTGCGGTCCGTCGCCGACCTGTGCTGTGGGATCGGCGGGGACGCGATCGCGCTGGCGCGGGCCGGGATCCGGGTGCTCGCCGTGGACCGGGATCCGCTGACGGTGGCGGTGGCGCGGGCGAACGCCGAGGTGCTGGGGCTGGCCGGGCTGGTGGAGGTGCGGGAGGCGGATGTCACGGAGGTGGAGACGGGCGGCTACGACGCCGTGTTCGTCGACCCTGCACGGCGGGGCGGCCGCGGCCGGATCTTCGATCCCGAGGCGTACTCGCCGCCGTTGTCCTGGGCGGTCGAGGCCGCCCGCACGGCTGCGCACGCCGCCCTGAAGGTCGCCCCGGGCATCCCGCACGAAGCCGTCCCCGCCGAGGCCGAGGCCGAGTGGATCTCGGACGGCGGGGACGTGAAGGAGGCGGTGCTGTGGTTCGGCACCGCGCCGGGGGCCGTGCGGGCGACGCTGCTGCCGGGGCCGCGCACGCTGCTGGGAAGGGGGCTGCCGGATCCCCGGGTCCGGCCCGTCGGACGGTACTTGTACGAGCCCGACGGCGCCGTCATCCGTGCCCATCTGGTCGCCGAGGTCGCCGAACAGCTCGACGGCGGGCTGGTCGATGCCACCATCGCGTACGTGACCTCCGACGAGCTGCGTCCGACGCCGTACGCCTCCGCCTACGAGATCACCGATCAACTCCCCTTCAGCGTCAAGAGGTTGAAGGCGCTGCTGCGGGAGCGGAAGGCCGGGATCCTGACCGTGAAGAAGCGGGGGTCGGCGGTCGAGCCGGAGGAGTTGAGGAAGAAGGTGCTCCCCAAGACGCACGGGCCGAACTCGGCGACCGTGTTCCTGACGCGGGTGGCGGGGGCGCCGACGATGCTTCTCGGTCACCCCGCCTGA
- a CDS encoding SDR family oxidoreductase — translation MTTALITGSTAGIGAAFARRLAADGHNLVLTARDTKRLREQATELHDRHGIEAEVVTADLATDDGIEAVAERLADRKNPVDLLINNAGFGNKGRFLDVSMADELTMLKVHCEAVLRLTSAATEAMRERGRGGVVNVASVAAFVPRGTYGASKAWVVQFTQGAARDLAGSGVRLMALCPGFVRTEFHQRAGMGTDNIPGWMWLDADKLVAAALSDLARGKSVSIPDPRYKALMGVVKVVPRGLLGGISSKTGRKYGPQ, via the coding sequence ATGACAACGGCTCTCATCACGGGATCGACCGCGGGCATCGGCGCCGCGTTCGCGCGACGGCTGGCGGCGGACGGGCACAACCTCGTCCTGACGGCCCGCGACACCAAGCGGCTGCGGGAACAGGCGACCGAACTGCACGACCGGCACGGCATCGAGGCGGAGGTGGTCACGGCCGACCTGGCGACGGACGACGGCATCGAGGCGGTCGCCGAGCGCCTGGCCGACCGCAAGAACCCCGTCGACCTGCTGATCAACAACGCGGGCTTCGGCAACAAGGGCCGCTTTCTCGACGTGTCCATGGCCGATGAGCTGACGATGCTCAAGGTGCACTGCGAGGCGGTGCTGCGGCTGACGTCGGCGGCGACCGAGGCGATGCGGGAGCGGGGGCGGGGCGGTGTCGTCAACGTGGCGTCGGTCGCGGCCTTCGTGCCGCGCGGGACGTACGGGGCGTCCAAGGCGTGGGTCGTGCAGTTCACGCAGGGCGCGGCGCGGGATCTGGCCGGGAGCGGGGTGCGGCTGATGGCGCTGTGCCCGGGGTTCGTGCGGACGGAGTTCCACCAGCGGGCCGGGATGGGGACGGACAACATCCCCGGCTGGATGTGGCTGGACGCGGACAAGCTGGTCGCGGCGGCCCTTTCCGACCTCGCGCGCGGCAAGTCGGTGTCGATTCCGGATCCGCGGTACAAGGCGCTCATGGGCGTCGTGAAGGTGGTGCCGCGAGGGCTGCTGGGCGGGATCTCCTCGAAGACGGGGCGCAAGTACGGTCCGCAGTGA
- the groL gene encoding chaperonin GroEL (60 kDa chaperone family; promotes refolding of misfolded polypeptides especially under stressful conditions; forms two stacked rings of heptamers to form a barrel-shaped 14mer; ends can be capped by GroES; misfolded proteins enter the barrel where they are refolded when GroES binds): MAKILKFDEDARRALERGVNKLADTVKVTIGPKGRNVVIDKKFGAPTITNDGVTIAREVEVDDPYENLGAQLVKEVATKTNDIAGDGTTTATVLAQALVREGLRNVAAGASPAALKKGIDAAVAAVSEHLLSSARPIDEKSDIAAVAGLSAQDQQVGELIAEAMDKVGKDGVITVEESNTFGLELDFTEGMAFDKGYLSPYFVTDQERMEAVLDDPYILIHQGKISAIADMLPLLEKVIQANSSKPLLIIAEDVEGEALSTLVVNKIRGTFNAVAVKAPGFGDRRKAMLQDMAVLTGATVVSEEVGLKLDQVGLEVLGSARRVTVTKDDTTLVDGSGKSEDVRGRVAQVKAEIENTDSDWDREKLQERLAKLAGGVCVIKVGAATEVELKEKKHRLEDAISATRAAVEEGIVSGGGSALVHAAKVLEGNLDKTGDEATGVAVVRRAVVEPLRWIAENAGLEGYVITAKVAELDKGQGFNAATGEYGDLIKQGVIDPVKVTRSALENAASIASLLLTTETLVVEKKEEEEPAAGGHSHGHSH, encoded by the coding sequence ATGGCGAAGATCCTGAAGTTCGACGAGGACGCCCGTCGCGCCCTCGAGCGCGGCGTCAACAAGCTCGCTGACACGGTCAAGGTGACGATCGGCCCCAAGGGCCGCAACGTCGTCATCGACAAGAAGTTCGGCGCCCCCACCATCACCAACGACGGCGTCACCATCGCCCGCGAGGTCGAGGTCGACGACCCGTACGAGAACCTCGGCGCCCAGCTGGTGAAGGAGGTGGCGACCAAGACCAACGACATCGCGGGTGACGGCACCACCACCGCCACCGTGCTCGCCCAGGCGCTGGTCCGCGAGGGCCTGCGGAACGTCGCCGCCGGCGCGTCCCCGGCCGCCCTGAAGAAGGGCATCGACGCCGCCGTGGCCGCCGTGTCGGAGCACCTGCTGTCGTCGGCCCGGCCGATCGACGAGAAGTCCGACATCGCCGCCGTCGCCGGGCTGTCCGCCCAGGACCAGCAGGTCGGCGAGCTCATCGCCGAGGCGATGGACAAGGTCGGCAAGGACGGTGTCATCACCGTCGAGGAGTCCAACACCTTCGGTCTGGAGCTGGACTTCACCGAGGGCATGGCCTTCGACAAGGGTTACCTGTCGCCGTACTTCGTGACGGACCAGGAGCGTATGGAGGCCGTCCTCGACGACCCGTACATCCTGATCCACCAGGGCAAGATCTCCGCGATCGCGGACATGCTGCCGCTGCTGGAGAAGGTCATCCAGGCCAACTCCTCCAAGCCGCTGCTGATCATCGCCGAGGACGTCGAGGGCGAGGCCCTGTCGACCCTGGTCGTGAACAAGATCCGCGGCACCTTCAACGCGGTCGCGGTCAAGGCCCCCGGCTTCGGCGACCGCCGCAAGGCGATGCTGCAGGACATGGCGGTCCTCACCGGCGCCACGGTCGTCTCCGAGGAGGTCGGCCTCAAGCTCGACCAGGTCGGCCTGGAGGTGCTGGGCTCCGCCCGCCGCGTCACGGTCACCAAGGACGACACCACCCTCGTCGACGGCTCCGGCAAGTCCGAGGACGTCCGGGGCCGCGTCGCCCAGGTCAAGGCCGAGATCGAGAACACCGACTCCGACTGGGACCGCGAGAAGCTCCAGGAGCGCCTCGCGAAGCTGGCCGGCGGCGTGTGCGTGATCAAGGTCGGCGCCGCCACCGAGGTGGAGCTGAAGGAGAAGAAGCACCGTCTGGAGGACGCCATCTCCGCGACCCGCGCCGCGGTCGAGGAGGGCATCGTCTCCGGTGGTGGCTCCGCGCTGGTGCACGCCGCCAAGGTCCTGGAGGGCAACCTCGACAAGACCGGCGACGAGGCCACCGGTGTCGCGGTCGTCCGCCGCGCGGTCGTCGAGCCGCTGCGCTGGATCGCCGAGAACGCCGGCCTGGAGGGTTACGTCATCACCGCCAAGGTCGCCGAGCTCGACAAGGGCCAGGGCTTCAACGCCGCCACCGGCGAGTACGGCGACCTGATCAAGCAGGGCGTCATCGACCCGGTCAAGGTCACCCGCTCCGCCCTGGAGAACGCCGCCTCCATCGCCTCCCTCCTCCTGACGACCGAGACCCTGGTCGTCGAGAAGAAGGAAGAGGAGGAGCCGGCCGCGGGCGGCCACAGCCACGGCCACTCCCACTGA
- the groES gene encoding co-chaperone GroES produces MTTASSKVAIKPLEDRIVVQAVEAEQTTASGLVIPDTAKEKPQEGVVLAVGPGRFENGERLPLDVKTGDVVLYSKYGGTEVKYNGEEYLVLSARDVLAIIEK; encoded by the coding sequence GTGACGACCGCCAGCTCCAAGGTTGCCATCAAGCCGCTCGAGGACCGCATTGTGGTCCAGGCCGTCGAGGCCGAGCAGACCACGGCCTCTGGCCTGGTCATCCCGGACACTGCCAAGGAGAAGCCCCAGGAGGGCGTCGTCCTGGCCGTGGGCCCGGGCCGTTTCGAGAACGGCGAGCGTCTTCCGCTCGACGTCAAGACCGGCGATGTCGTGCTGTACAGCAAGTACGGCGGCACCGAGGTGAAGTACAACGGCGAGGAGTACCTCGTCCTCTCGGCTCGCGACGTGCTCGCGATCATCGAGAAGTAA
- a CDS encoding YciI family protein: MPRYLSLIQIDENSMPSEGPSPELMQRMGELIEEITKAGVMLDTAGLLPTAQGTRVHLAGGELSVTDGPFTESKEVIGGYAIMQCKDKAEAIEWTKRFLKIHGEEWTMTCEVREIQEG, translated from the coding sequence ATGCCCCGCTACCTGTCGCTCATCCAGATCGACGAGAACAGCATGCCCTCGGAGGGACCGAGCCCCGAGCTGATGCAGCGGATGGGCGAGCTGATCGAGGAGATCACCAAGGCCGGCGTGATGCTCGACACCGCCGGGCTGCTCCCGACCGCGCAGGGCACTCGGGTGCACCTGGCGGGCGGCGAGCTCTCCGTCACCGACGGGCCCTTCACCGAGTCCAAGGAGGTCATCGGCGGGTACGCGATCATGCAGTGCAAGGACAAGGCCGAGGCGATCGAGTGGACCAAGCGGTTCCTCAAGATCCACGGCGAGGAGTGGACGATGACCTGCGAGGTGCGGGAGATCCAGGAGGGCTGA
- a CDS encoding endo-1,4-beta-xylanase has product MRSLRTGLSLASLLSGVAMLGALLVTAPAAHAADAPLRDLADAKGKVMGTAVTGSKLTGTYGEIAGREFNALTPGNAMKWGSVEPTRGNFNWAEADQVVDFAEAHGQQVRGHTLVWHSQNPSWLTNGTWTPAQLSQLMNDHIALEVGRYKGRLATWDVVNEPFNEDGTYRQTLWYNGLGADYIAQALTAARAADPSAKLYINDYNVEGVNAKSTALYNLVKSLKERGVPIDGVGLQAHLILGQVPSTLQQNIQRFADLGVDVAITELDIRMQLPATEAKLTQQAADYKSVLSACVAVARCVGVTVWGFTESDSWIPDTFPGQGAATPYDENYAPKPAYHAIAEALGGTTTPPTGDACEATYSVTSQWNTGFTGQVRIACSGGSLSSWKAGWTFGAGQRITQAWNATCTQSGAAVTCSNASYNGTVPDGGSVTFGFNGSWSGSNPVPAVTLG; this is encoded by the coding sequence ATGAGATCTCTGAGAACGGGATTGTCCCTGGCATCACTCCTCAGCGGCGTCGCCATGCTGGGCGCGCTGCTGGTCACGGCGCCCGCGGCGCACGCCGCCGACGCACCCCTGCGCGACCTGGCCGACGCCAAGGGCAAGGTCATGGGTACGGCCGTCACCGGCTCCAAACTCACCGGCACCTACGGCGAGATCGCCGGGCGCGAGTTCAACGCGCTCACCCCGGGCAACGCCATGAAGTGGGGCTCGGTCGAGCCGACCCGGGGGAACTTCAACTGGGCCGAGGCGGACCAGGTCGTCGACTTCGCCGAGGCCCATGGGCAGCAGGTGCGCGGCCACACCCTGGTCTGGCACAGCCAGAACCCGAGCTGGCTGACGAACGGCACCTGGACCCCCGCCCAGCTCAGCCAGCTGATGAACGACCACATCGCGCTGGAAGTGGGCCGCTACAAGGGCCGCCTGGCCACCTGGGACGTGGTGAACGAGCCGTTCAACGAGGACGGCACCTACCGGCAGACGCTCTGGTACAACGGCCTCGGCGCCGACTACATCGCGCAGGCCCTGACCGCCGCCCGCGCCGCCGACCCGTCCGCGAAGCTGTACATCAACGACTACAACGTCGAGGGCGTCAACGCCAAGAGCACCGCCCTGTACAACCTGGTCAAGTCCCTGAAGGAGCGCGGCGTCCCGATCGACGGGGTGGGGCTGCAGGCCCATCTGATCCTCGGCCAGGTGCCCTCGACGCTTCAGCAGAACATCCAGCGCTTCGCCGACCTCGGCGTGGACGTGGCGATCACCGAGCTGGACATCCGAATGCAACTCCCGGCTACCGAAGCCAAGTTGACGCAGCAGGCCGCCGACTACAAGTCGGTGCTCTCGGCGTGTGTGGCGGTCGCGCGGTGCGTCGGCGTCACCGTCTGGGGCTTCACCGAATCCGACTCCTGGATCCCGGACACCTTCCCGGGCCAGGGCGCGGCGACGCCGTACGACGAGAACTACGCGCCGAAACCGGCGTATCACGCGATCGCGGAGGCGCTCGGCGGGACGACGACCCCGCCGACGGGCGACGCGTGCGAGGCGACGTACAGCGTCACCAGTCAGTGGAACACCGGCTTCACGGGGCAGGTGAGGATCGCCTGCTCCGGTGGCTCGCTGTCGTCCTGGAAGGCCGGCTGGACCTTCGGCGCGGGGCAGCGGATCACGCAGGCATGGAACGCGACCTGTACGCAGTCGGGGGCGGCGGTCACCTGTTCCAACGCCTCGTACAACGGGACGGTTCCCGACGGCGGGTCGGTGACCTTCGGGTTCAACGGGTCGTGGAGCGGGAGCAATCCGGTGCCGGCGGTGACCCTGGGGTGA
- a CDS encoding LCP family protein, with amino-acid sequence MTGHGENGDEGRRRDRRSRALRAAGLTLAGALVLGAAAAGWAYWHLNSNIKSVDINNALGDDRPPKAVTTPAPSGSASASPLPTGSLNILVLGSDSRSGKENQELGGGDSEGARSDTAMVVHLDAGRTKATVVSIPRDTLVTRPSCPLPSGGSTSVAYNSMFNNAYSVGGPACAVKTVEAITDVRMDHYVEIDFAGFARLVDALGGVTVTTDEDIDDKDSHLKLEAGTHDLDGAQALALARTRHGIGDGSDLGRIGLQHKLVKALLEQISTTNLLSDPAKLYRVADAVTGSLTTDTGLDSLTELMRLGESLRGLPADDVTTVTMPVSPAPWDRNRVVADEPEARELWASLR; translated from the coding sequence GTGACCGGACACGGGGAGAACGGCGACGAGGGCAGGCGACGGGACCGGCGGTCGAGAGCGCTCAGGGCCGCCGGTCTCACTCTCGCGGGCGCACTGGTGCTGGGCGCTGCCGCGGCGGGCTGGGCGTACTGGCACCTGAACAGCAACATCAAGAGCGTCGACATCAACAACGCGCTCGGCGACGACCGCCCGCCGAAAGCGGTGACGACACCGGCCCCGTCCGGTTCCGCCTCCGCCTCGCCGCTGCCCACCGGGTCCCTGAACATCCTGGTCCTGGGCTCGGACTCGCGCAGCGGCAAGGAGAACCAGGAGCTCGGCGGCGGCGACAGCGAGGGCGCCCGCTCCGACACGGCGATGGTCGTGCACCTGGACGCGGGCCGCACGAAGGCGACCGTGGTCAGCATCCCGCGCGACACGCTCGTCACCCGCCCGTCCTGCCCGCTGCCGTCCGGGGGGTCGACGTCGGTGGCGTACAACTCCATGTTCAACAACGCCTACTCGGTGGGCGGGCCGGCGTGCGCGGTCAAGACGGTCGAGGCGATCACGGACGTCCGTATGGACCACTACGTCGAGATCGACTTCGCCGGCTTCGCCCGGCTGGTGGACGCGCTCGGCGGGGTCACCGTGACCACGGACGAGGACATCGACGACAAGGACAGCCACTTGAAGCTGGAGGCCGGCACGCATGACCTCGACGGCGCGCAGGCCCTCGCCCTGGCCCGCACGCGGCACGGCATCGGCGACGGCAGCGACCTCGGCCGCATAGGCCTCCAGCACAAGCTGGTGAAGGCGCTGCTGGAGCAGATCTCCACGACGAACCTGCTGTCCGACCCCGCCAAGCTGTACCGGGTCGCCGACGCCGTCACCGGCAGCCTCACCACCGACACCGGCCTCGACTCCCTGACCGAGCTGATGCGCCTCGGCGAGAGCCTGCGGGGCCTGCCGGCGGACGACGTGACGACGGTGACGATGCCGGTGTCGCCGGCGCCGTGGGACCGGAACCGGGTGGTGGCGGACGAGCCGGAGGCGAGGGAGCTGTGGGCGTCGTTGCGGTGA
- a CDS encoding sigma-70 family RNA polymerase sigma factor, protein MESPRIIAGVARVVRDVGIAEELAQDALVAALEQWPRDGVPDNPGAWLMATARHRAVDLIRRRENYARKLAEMGRDLSEAAPPEEPADPDDIDDDLLRLVFTACHPVLSAEARTALTLRLLGGLTTAEIARAFLVPEPTVAQRIVRAKRTLAKKNVAFEVPYGPDREARLGSVLDVIYLIYNEGYAATAGDDWLRPALCEDALRLARVLSALMPKEPEVHGLTSLLEFQTSRAAARTGPDGEPVLLKDQNRARWNRMLIARGVTALGHCEATSTGAPGPYALQAAIAACHAMAYSYGETDWPRIATLYALLAARAPSPVVELNRAVAVSMAEGPEPALEIVDALTAEPALRDYHLLPSVRGDLLLRLGRTAEARAEFVRAAELTHNGRERELLLRRAGPF, encoded by the coding sequence ATCGAGTCGCCGCGGATCATCGCCGGTGTCGCCCGGGTCGTGCGGGACGTCGGGATCGCCGAGGAGCTGGCCCAGGACGCGCTGGTCGCGGCCCTGGAACAGTGGCCGCGCGACGGCGTCCCCGACAACCCCGGCGCCTGGCTCATGGCCACCGCCCGGCACCGCGCCGTCGACCTGATCCGCCGGCGGGAGAACTACGCCCGCAAGCTGGCCGAGATGGGGCGGGATCTGTCGGAAGCGGCACCGCCGGAGGAGCCCGCCGACCCCGACGACATCGACGACGACCTGCTCCGGCTGGTCTTCACCGCCTGCCACCCGGTCCTGTCCGCCGAGGCCCGCACCGCCCTCACCCTGCGCCTGCTCGGCGGCCTGACCACGGCCGAGATCGCCCGCGCGTTCCTGGTGCCGGAGCCGACGGTCGCCCAGCGAATCGTCCGCGCCAAGCGCACCCTCGCGAAGAAGAACGTCGCCTTCGAGGTGCCGTACGGCCCCGACCGCGAGGCCCGCCTCGGCTCGGTCCTGGACGTCATCTACCTGATCTACAACGAGGGTTACGCCGCCACGGCAGGCGACGACTGGCTGCGCCCCGCCCTGTGCGAGGACGCCCTGCGGCTGGCCCGCGTCCTGTCCGCCCTGATGCCCAAGGAACCGGAGGTCCACGGCCTGACCTCGCTCCTGGAGTTCCAGACGTCCCGCGCGGCCGCCCGTACCGGCCCCGACGGCGAACCGGTCCTCCTCAAGGACCAGAACCGCGCCCGCTGGAACCGCATGCTCATCGCCCGCGGCGTCACCGCCCTCGGCCATTGCGAGGCCACCTCCACCGGCGCTCCCGGCCCGTACGCCCTCCAGGCCGCGATCGCCGCCTGCCACGCCATGGCGTACTCCTACGGGGAGACCGACTGGCCGAGGATCGCCACCCTGTACGCCCTGCTCGCCGCCCGCGCCCCGTCCCCGGTCGTGGAACTCAACCGCGCGGTCGCCGTGTCGATGGCGGAGGGCCCGGAGCCCGCCCTGGAGATCGTCGACGCCCTGACCGCCGAACCCGCCCTGCGCGACTACCACTTGCTCCCCAGCGTCCGCGGAGATCTGCTGCTGCGGCTGGGGCGTACGGCCGAGGCGCGGGCGGAGTTCGTACGGGCGGCGGAACTGACGCACAACGGCCGGGAGCGGGAGCTGCTCCTGCGCCGGGCAGGGCCCTTCTGA
- a CDS encoding ester cyclase, whose protein sequence is MTFVQLIDCRTSRIDEMNRLMDTWVEQTQGKRTATHAVVGKDLSDASHLIEIVEFPSYEEAMRNSNLPETERTFREMVALCDTMPTFTDLDVVRDEQLYAANARRLFDTLATKGELPPFNDLLIEDYHDHDPANPQDVIGLDAFRREVEMWRGGFDFAFTVEDQIAQGDRVATRWTWSGTHKGDYLGISATGRNVTVTGTTIHRCTSDGKIAEGWWQYDRLGLMEQLGALDALEK, encoded by the coding sequence ATGACGTTCGTACAGCTCATCGACTGCAGGACCAGCCGGATCGACGAGATGAACCGGCTGATGGACACATGGGTCGAACAGACCCAGGGGAAGCGGACCGCGACGCATGCGGTGGTCGGCAAGGACCTGTCGGACGCGTCGCACCTCATCGAGATCGTGGAGTTCCCGTCGTACGAGGAGGCGATGCGCAACTCGAACCTCCCGGAGACCGAGCGGACGTTCCGCGAGATGGTCGCCCTGTGCGACACGATGCCGACGTTCACCGATCTGGACGTGGTGCGGGACGAGCAGTTGTACGCGGCCAACGCGCGCAGGCTCTTCGACACCTTGGCCACCAAGGGGGAACTGCCCCCGTTCAACGATCTGCTCATCGAGGACTACCACGACCACGATCCCGCCAACCCACAGGACGTCATCGGCCTGGACGCGTTCCGGCGCGAGGTCGAGATGTGGCGGGGCGGGTTCGACTTCGCGTTCACCGTCGAGGACCAGATCGCCCAGGGTGACCGCGTGGCCACCCGGTGGACCTGGAGCGGCACCCACAAGGGCGACTACCTCGGCATTTCGGCCACCGGCAGAAACGTCACCGTGACCGGGACGACCATCCACCGGTGCACCTCGGACGGGAAGATCGCCGAGGGCTGGTGGCAGTACGACCGGCTGGGGCTGATGGAGCAGCTCGGGGCGCTCGACGCGTTGGAGAAGTGA